In one Salipiger abyssi genomic region, the following are encoded:
- a CDS encoding PAS domain-containing protein yields the protein MSQHDSHLLSPTRSSAVGEVPFDASNLFYSRTDERGVIIEGNSVFRRISGYGWTELKGAPHKLVRHPDMPKGVFHLYWERLKSGKQVAAYVKNRAKDGRHYWVLAVAWPIPGGYLSVRVKPNTELFANVREIYAELRRAENEEGVSPAKSAEALLARLAEHGFEHYDAFMSAALSLELEERARRIGSTLDQRQQRFLTMVQTIVQIRQETDDMTEIIKAIRTVPMNMRILASRLENAGGPISAISVNYGSMLDEMASWVRDFVDGKDSTYMRMRETIQKGQFLVCAGIMQSEMSALFEDDIKGAQDSSALTQDRETLQKEAETFNKLAADALKVLETEATRLGRSVLDMKRYVTGLSSTRMMCKIESAALNGSGDSLSGIVDQLDAGQDEIEARLAKIVELNTVIQSNTAMLRAMT from the coding sequence ATGTCGCAACACGATTCTCACCTTCTCTCGCCGACCCGCAGCAGCGCGGTCGGCGAGGTGCCGTTTGATGCCTCCAACCTGTTTTACTCCCGCACCGACGAGCGCGGGGTCATCATCGAGGGCAACTCGGTCTTCCGGCGCATCTCGGGCTATGGCTGGACAGAGCTGAAGGGCGCGCCACACAAGCTTGTCCGCCATCCCGACATGCCCAAGGGGGTGTTTCACCTCTATTGGGAGCGGCTGAAAAGCGGCAAGCAGGTGGCCGCCTATGTCAAGAACCGTGCCAAGGACGGGCGCCATTACTGGGTTCTCGCGGTGGCCTGGCCGATCCCCGGCGGCTATCTCTCGGTGCGCGTCAAGCCGAACACGGAGCTCTTCGCCAATGTGCGCGAGATCTATGCGGAGCTGCGCCGCGCCGAGAACGAGGAGGGGGTATCGCCGGCCAAAAGCGCCGAGGCCCTGCTCGCCCGGCTCGCCGAGCATGGGTTCGAGCATTACGACGCCTTCATGTCCGCCGCCCTCTCGCTGGAGCTGGAGGAGCGCGCCCGGCGCATCGGCTCCACGCTGGATCAGCGCCAGCAGCGTTTCCTGACCATGGTTCAGACCATCGTTCAGATCCGGCAGGAAACCGACGATATGACCGAGATCATAAAGGCGATCCGCACCGTGCCGATGAACATGCGTATCCTCGCCTCGCGGCTGGAAAACGCCGGCGGCCCGATCAGCGCGATCTCGGTCAACTACGGCTCCATGCTCGACGAGATGGCGAGCTGGGTGCGCGATTTCGTCGATGGCAAGGACAGCACCTATATGCGCATGCGCGAGACGATCCAGAAGGGGCAGTTCCTCGTCTGTGCCGGGATCATGCAAAGCGAGATGTCGGCGCTGTTCGAGGACGATATCAAGGGCGCGCAGGACAGCAGCGCGCTGACGCAGGATCGTGAGACCCTTCAGAAAGAGGCGGAAACTTTCAACAAGCTCGCTGCCGATGCGCTGAAAGTGCTCGAGACGGAGGCGACAAGGCTCGGGCGCAGCGTGCTCGACATGAAGCGCTATGTCACCGGCCTCAGCTCGACCCGGATGATGTGCAAGATCGAAAGCGCGGCGCTCAACGGCTCGGGAGATTCGCTCTCGGGGATCGTCGATCAGCTCGACGCCGGGCAGGACGAGATCGAGGCGCGGCTCGCAAAGATTGTCGAGCTGAACACGGTGATCCAGTCCAACACCGCGATGCTGCGCGCGATGACCTGA
- a CDS encoding SDR family oxidoreductase, which translates to MTQTLLSLGHGYSAQALAKRLLPQGWTILGTTRDPEKAGKLREQGIEPVLWERAQVEAALERASQLLISAGPDAEGDPSLRLCGDAVARRAPALDWAGYLSTTGVYGDQDGGWVDEETPLTPGTARGRARAEAEAAWQAIPDLPLHLFRLAGIYGPGRGPFAKVRRGTARRIVKPGQVFSRIHVDDIAQVLEASIAHPAPGTAYNLCDDDPAPPQDVLLHAAELLGVAPPPVEDFDTAEMSPMARSFYAENKRVSNRRIKEALGVELLYPDYRAGLQALLDEEGPA; encoded by the coding sequence ATGACACAGACGCTTCTCTCCCTCGGTCACGGCTATTCCGCCCAGGCGCTCGCAAAACGGCTTTTGCCGCAGGGCTGGACCATTCTCGGTACCACGCGTGACCCGGAAAAGGCCGGCAAACTGCGCGAACAGGGGATCGAGCCGGTCCTTTGGGAGCGCGCGCAGGTCGAGGCGGCGCTGGAGCGGGCGAGCCAACTGCTGATCTCCGCCGGGCCGGACGCCGAGGGCGACCCGTCGCTGCGGCTCTGCGGCGATGCCGTCGCACGGCGGGCTCCGGCGCTGGACTGGGCGGGATATCTTTCCACCACAGGGGTTTACGGCGATCAAGACGGCGGCTGGGTCGATGAGGAGACACCTCTGACCCCGGGCACGGCGCGGGGCAGGGCGCGCGCGGAGGCAGAGGCGGCGTGGCAGGCGATCCCCGACCTGCCGTTGCACCTCTTCCGCCTCGCGGGGATCTACGGCCCCGGGCGCGGCCCCTTCGCCAAGGTGCGGCGCGGCACCGCGCGGCGCATCGTCAAGCCGGGGCAGGTGTTCTCCCGCATCCATGTCGACGATATCGCCCAGGTGCTCGAGGCCTCCATCGCGCATCCCGCCCCCGGCACCGCCTACAACCTCTGCGACGACGATCCCGCGCCGCCGCAGGATGTGCTGCTCCACGCCGCCGAGCTGCTGGGCGTCGCGCCACCGCCGGTGGAAGATTTCGACACCGCCGAGATGAGCCCGATGGCGCGCAGCTTTTATGCCGAGAACAAGCGCGTCTCGAATCGCCGCATAAAGGAGGCGCTGGGGGTGGAGCTGCTCTATCCCGACTATCGCGCGGGGCTACAGGCGCTGCTGGACGAAGAGGGGCCGGCCTAG
- a CDS encoding lytic transglycosylase domain-containing protein, with protein MIRYTRRASLVLCLGALAGCGARRNDPEIATSGRFDPPLYPNETPELRGKINRWADHYKVPRKLVHRLAIRESTHNPAARNGPYYGLLQILPQTARTMGFRGSASELLDADTNLKYAVKYLRGAWLLSDGSHDAAIGWYARGYYYEAKRRGMLVETGLRAA; from the coding sequence ATGATCCGATACACCCGACGCGCGAGCCTGGTTTTGTGCCTCGGCGCGCTTGCAGGCTGCGGCGCCCGCCGCAACGACCCCGAGATCGCCACATCGGGCCGTTTCGACCCGCCGCTCTATCCCAACGAGACGCCGGAGCTGCGGGGCAAGATCAACAGATGGGCCGATCACTACAAGGTGCCCCGGAAACTGGTGCATCGTCTGGCGATCCGCGAGAGCACCCATAACCCCGCCGCCCGCAACGGCCCCTATTACGGTCTGCTGCAAATCCTGCCCCAGACCGCCCGGACAATGGGCTTTCGCGGCAGCGCCTCCGAGCTGCTGGATGCGGATACCAACCTGAAATACGCCGTGAAGTACCTGCGCGGTGCCTGGCTGCTGTCGGACGGCAGCCATGACGCGGCCATCGGCTGGTACGCGCGTGGCTATTACTACGAGGCCAAGCGCCGGGGCATGCTGGTCGAGACCGGGCTGCGCGCCGCCTGA
- a CDS encoding MarR family winged helix-turn-helix transcriptional regulator: MAHVYDLPGHLIRRLHQISVSAFASEAAAEGIELTPVQFAALSMLAEYPDIDQATLAGLVAYDRVTLGGVVNRLEARGLLERKVSATDRRARRLRVTEAGRKLVRDALPAIERTQEVILKDLNAEERETLLGLLRKMADANNGLSRAPLRLLTGKPPCDEPDEAP; this comes from the coding sequence ATGGCGCATGTTTATGATCTGCCCGGACACCTGATCCGCCGCCTTCACCAGATCTCGGTTTCGGCCTTCGCCAGCGAGGCGGCGGCGGAGGGAATCGAGCTGACTCCGGTTCAATTCGCGGCGCTGAGCATGCTGGCCGAGTATCCCGACATCGACCAGGCCACGCTGGCCGGGCTCGTCGCCTATGACCGGGTGACGCTTGGCGGCGTGGTGAATCGGCTGGAAGCGCGCGGCCTGCTGGAGCGCAAGGTCAGCGCCACCGACCGCCGCGCGCGGCGGCTGCGGGTGACAGAGGCGGGACGGAAACTGGTGCGCGATGCCCTGCCCGCGATCGAGCGCACGCAAGAGGTGATCCTCAAGGATCTGAACGCAGAGGAGCGCGAGACGCTGCTCGGCCTGCTGCGCAAGATGGCCGATGCCAATAACGGGCTGAGCCGGGCGCCGCTACGGCTGCTGACCGGAAAGCCCCCCTGCGACGAACCGGACGAAGCGCCCTAG
- a CDS encoding cupin domain-containing protein — MDADAMQPVDSPELRQLYADFKAQHLNPLWTQTGDLMPRHPRPKAVAHVWKWSDLYPLAQASGDLVPVGRGGERRAIGLANPGLGGEAYISPTLWCAIQYLGPKETAPEHRHSQNAFRFVVEGEGVWTVVNGDPVRMSRGDFLLTPGWNFHGHHNELDAPMAWIDGLDIPFSYQMDVGFFEFGSDRVTDYATPNYSRGERLWCHPGLRPLSQLQNTVSSPIGAYRWEYTDAALTQQLLLEEEGHPATIEQGHAAIRYVNPTTGGDVMPTIRAEFHRLRAGTETSLRREVGSTVFQVFEGKGAIVMGGTEHKVEKGDIFVIPSWVPWSLQAETAFDLFRFSDAPIMERLHFDRTQIEDAG, encoded by the coding sequence ATGGACGCCGACGCCATGCAGCCTGTCGACAGCCCGGAGCTGCGCCAGCTTTACGCCGATTTCAAAGCCCAGCATCTCAACCCGCTCTGGACCCAGACCGGCGATCTGATGCCGCGCCATCCGCGCCCCAAGGCGGTGGCGCATGTGTGGAAATGGTCCGATCTCTACCCGCTGGCGCAGGCCTCGGGCGATCTGGTGCCGGTGGGCCGTGGCGGCGAACGCCGCGCCATCGGCCTCGCCAACCCCGGACTCGGCGGCGAGGCCTATATCTCGCCGACGCTCTGGTGCGCGATTCAGTACCTTGGCCCGAAAGAGACCGCGCCCGAACACCGCCATTCGCAGAACGCCTTCCGCTTCGTCGTCGAGGGCGAGGGGGTCTGGACCGTGGTCAACGGCGATCCGGTGCGCATGTCGCGCGGCGATTTCCTGCTGACGCCGGGCTGGAACTTCCACGGCCACCACAATGAGCTGGATGCGCCCATGGCTTGGATCGACGGGCTGGATATCCCGTTCTCCTATCAGATGGATGTGGGCTTTTTCGAGTTCGGCTCCGACCGGGTCACCGATTACGCCACGCCCAACTATTCGCGCGGCGAGCGGCTCTGGTGTCATCCGGGTCTGCGCCCGCTGTCGCAGCTTCAGAACACCGTTTCCTCGCCCATCGGCGCCTATCGCTGGGAATACACCGATGCGGCGCTCACCCAGCAGCTTCTGCTGGAGGAGGAGGGGCACCCCGCCACGATCGAACAGGGCCACGCAGCGATCCGCTATGTGAACCCGACCACCGGCGGCGACGTGATGCCGACCATCCGGGCCGAGTTCCACCGCCTGCGCGCGGGCACCGAAACGTCGCTGCGGCGCGAGGTGGGGTCAACGGTTTTCCAGGTCTTCGAGGGCAAGGGCGCCATCGTCATGGGCGGCACCGAGCACAAGGTCGAGAAGGGCGATATCTTCGTCATCCCTTCCTGGGTGCCGTGGTCGCTTCAGGCGGAGACCGCCTTCGACCTGTTCCGCTTCTCGGATGCGCCGATCATGGAGCGGCTGCATTTCGACCGCACGCAGATCGAAGACGCGGGGTAA